The genome window GTGGTGCCCGGCTCCTTCATGGCACGAGACAACGTGGCCACCTTCATCGGCTGGTGCCGCGCGGAGCTGGGTGTGCCTGAAGTGCTCATGTTCGAGACGGAGGACTTGGTGCTCCGCAAGAACGAGAAGAGCGTGGTGCTGTGCCTGCTGGAGGTGGCGCGGCGCGGCGCCCGCCTCGGCCTGCTGGCCCCTCGCCTCGTGCAGTTCGAACAGGAGATTGAGCGGGAGCTGCGCGCCACGCCCCCGGCCTCCAACACCCCCAGTGCCGGGGAAGACACCACCGAGACCACCGCCACCCCAGGAGCTCCAGCCCGTGGGCCGCGCATGACGCCCAGCGACCTGCGCAACCTCGATGAGCTGGTGAGTCCGCAAGTGCGCGTGCCCAGTGGCCGGGCTTATTCTAGCACAACCCAGGCACCAGCAGGCAGGGTGGTGCGGGCAACCTTCCGCGGCCTGTCCTCGTGGCTGCAGGACAGCCTGCCCCGGGGAAAGCGTGTGTATGTTGAGCACCAAGTGGATACCCGGCCCCAAAGAGTTAGGCAGGCGCAGAGAGGGCTAAGTGCTGGGTGAGGTCACAGGGCCTGGCGAGAAAACTCAGCCTCCACTGCCCCATGGCACGATGATCCCCCTGTTTCCTCTCGGTGCTAACCGTGCCCCAGGTAAGCGCTGAGTGTTCTACGTTCTGGGGATTTGAGCCCCTCCAGTACACCTCCCTGCACTCAACTGCTAGACCGCGGCATTCACGCCATCACTGAGCTCGAGGTTGAATGGGGCCCATGGTCCAGGGCAAGGTGCCTGGCGCACAGTAGGCGCTACCTGAGTGCCCAGGGAAGCTCCCAGGGGCTCTTCGGGTCCCTACTCCTCCCCCGGGActtatctgggaagcccagcacagAGTAGACATGCTACTGGGAGCTGACATCCTGTCAAAGAGCTGTGGGATGAGCTCTATGCTGAGCATGTAGAAGGTGCTAGACCATGACTCtagctccctcctcctcttcccggGACCTAGGTGTCCCTGACACCCCCACAGCCTGGCCAAGAGTTTCCTTCTTATCAGGAGGTTAGGACGGGATGTGCCCATCCTGGAGGCGGGCAGCCGGACGGCTGTGGGCAGAGGCTGCCACCCCACCCCGGGCCAGGGTCACCGGAGGCTCCACCTGCTCATTTTCTCAGCAGCTCTGCTGTGGGTGAGGAGGCGGGTGGGGCTGCCCACATAGCCAGCCTGGCAGCTCCTGGCCTGGGGAGCATGTGGGCAGACGTGCTGGCCATGTGTGCTGGCCGGACCAGTGACCTCTTTGTGCATGGTGGTGTCTGCGTGTGCCCCACGTATCCGTGGCACTGCTGCCTCCATATGGCATTGGTCCTCTGTACTCAGACCTGCCTCCTCCCCGAACCTGCCTCTCTGTGGGTCTCAACATTCACGTCTCTGAAATGGGTGAGGGGGAGTGAGTGAGGACTCCCCCAAGGGCTCAGGGACTTAAAGGAAGCAGTTCCTCACCTCGTCCTGGTCGGCTCCCTGCCCTCTCGGTAGTCAGAAGGGAAGGAGCTCTGGTGAAAGGTCAAGTACAGAGGTGGCACTCAAGTCCAGGGCGACACAATCGGAGCCTCTGCTCTACAGAAGGATTTACTTCCTTCTGACCCTGGAGCTGCTGACATCAGGCCCAGGGAGGAGGGACCTGACCCCTGACCACCAGCCTCTCCTCTTAGGTGAGGGAGATCTTGGGGCGCTGCACCTGCCCAGACCAGTTTCCCATGATCAAGGTCTCGGAGGGGAAGTACCGCGTGGGAGACTCCAGTCTGCTCATCTTCGTGCGGGTGAGAGAGAGGGGCTCCCGGAGCAGGCAGAGCCTGGGAGGCGGATGGGACGCGTGGTGACCTGCGCTCGCCGGGCTCCCACAGGTGCTGAGGAGCCACGTGATGGTGCGTGTGGGAGGCGGCTGGGACACGCTGGAGCACTACCTGGACAAGCACGACCCCTGCCGCTGCTCCTCCGCGGGTCAGTGTCCAGGctcgggggcggggcgggaacGTGGGGGCGTGCACCTCTGCGGCCCCGCCCCTCACGCGGCACCCGCCCTCTCTCCCTGCAGCCCACCGCCCGCCCCAGCCCAGGACCCGCACCTTCTCCCCGCAGCGAGTGtcacccagccccagcccccgaGCTGGTAGCCCAGCCCCAGGGGTCGAGCGCCGGGGCTCCCGCCCAGAGGTGACACCCATTGGCTTACGCAGCTCGAAGGAGGGGCCCGAGACCCCACTCAGGTGAGAGGAGAGAGGACATGGGACCGCGgtccagggggtgggggtggggggcgcccgCCCTGGCCTGGATGACGCTGCCTCCTGTGACTCACACCCTGGGAAAAGTTCCcgtgggtgggggtgggcctGGCTTCCCATCTCCATGGCAACCCAAGCAAACGAACAACACAGCTGGGCGGGCCCTGGGGGCTGGGTGGCCGCCAATCCAACCCAGCTTCCCTCTGGCCTGCCCAGGAAGCTGGAGGCTTGAGGAGCGGGGAGCTTGGGGCCTTGCTTCTTCCGCTGCCTTGGGGTGGGGTGGCGGAGGGTGGCCCTGGCTGCGAGAAGCTGTGGCAGAATTTCTCACTTCTCCCTGGAAGTCCCCAGGACGGACAGAAACCCTTGGCACCCCCGCCACCACCACAGGTGTCTCGCCCGCAGCCATGCGTCTGCctgttccttcccctccccaccctttctGTGCACCGGGTCTCTCTGCCTTGCCCCACCTTTCTCTCTTGTTCCCCTGCCCCAGGGCCCGGGACCAGCTGCCCCCCCATCCCCGCTCCCGCCGTTACTCTGGGGACAGCGATTCCTCAGCCTCCTCGGCCCAGAGCGGCCCCCTTGGTGCCCGCAGTGAAGACTCAGGCACTGGCCCCCGGCGGGAGCGTCCCAGCCGGCGGGTGACCACGGGCACCCCGGTCTCCCCGAGACGGCCTCCTGCCCCACGCAGCCAGTCCCGGGACCGGCTGGATCGGGGGCGGCCGCGTGGggccccaggaggcaggggaggccagCTGtcggcccccagccctgcccggcGGGCCCGGAGTCAGAGCCGTGAAGAGCAGACAGTGCTGCTGGTGCGTCGGGACCGAGATGGGCAGCACTCCTGGGTGCCGCGGGGCAGAGGCAGTGGGGGCTCGGGCAGAAGCAGCCCCCACACTCCCCGTGCCCACAGCCCTGCAGCTCCCAGGGTCCCCAGCCCCAGTCCAGAGTTGAGCACAATCCCGGCCAGTGTCTTCCGCACACCCCTGCAGCTTGACCCAAAGCAGGAACAGCAACTGTTTCGGCGCCTGGAAGAGGAGTTCCTAGCCAACGCCCGAGCccttgaggctgctgctgctggtgggacCCCCAGTGGACCAGCCCCTGACCCAATTCGGGCCCCAGACCCTCCAGCTCCTGACTCAGCCTACtgttcctccagctcctcctcttcGTCCCTCAGCGTCCTGGGTGGCAAGTGTGGCCAACCCGGGGACTCTGGCAGGATGGCCAATGGGCTGCCCGGGCCCCGAGGCCCAGCCCTGTCCAGCTCTTCCGATGAGGGCAGCCCCTGCCCCGGTGTAGGGGGCCCACCAGATGCACCCGGGAGTCCTCTGGCCGGCCCAGAGCCCCTGAGGACCTGGGCACGAGGCCGGATGGACACACAGCCAGATCGGAAACCCTCACGCATCCCCACACCAAGGGGCCCCCGCCGCCCACCTGGACCCACGGGGTCCGGGACCTGGCATGCCCTGCGCTCAGTCAGCCCGAAGACCGAGCCGGATTCCTGGATGTGACAGACCAGCCCAGCTGCCCCCAGTCCCCTGTCCCTTCTCCTTTGTGGCCTTAACCCCTCTGCATCAGGGAGTGCCCCTGCCTCTTGGGGACCAGACCTCATGGGACCAGACCCCTCGGGACCACATGGCACAATGGGACTTCTGGTGTACATTCCGCTTGGGGGATGAGCATTGCTATTTAATTACTAATGTTATTGAATGCCTTAGAGGAGGCTGGACCAGCCCAGTAAGGACCCTTCCTGAGGTCCCGTGGCCCTGCAGAGCCTGACAGTAAAGTTTTCTTCCAGCTACTTGTGTCTGCGTCTTGGGAGACCCGGCCTTGGGGCCATCACATCCATATGAGAACCCTCATTACAGGTTGGGACTCTGGAGTCAACTGCGAGGGGGCAATGCCTGTCAGCCCTGACCTTTAGGTGTAGGTCTTCTGCAtgggcagacaggttctttaccactagcgccacctgggaagcacaaaatttattttttagccaCTTTGTGAGGCATGAgagatgttagttccccaaccagggatcgaactcatgccccttcagtggaagcttggagtcttaaccactggaccatcagggcatTCCCCAAGATTATCTTGCCATCCCAGAAATGCCAGGTGCACCTTACTTCCCCTTTATTTCCTCCCGAGAGGTGTGACTTAACAGTTGGTCCAATGAAACTCCAAGAGCAGTCTGAGCGTGTCCAATCAGATTCATAGCCAAGTCCTTTTCATCCAGTCGGATCGTGACCCAATGAGGTCCCAGAAAGGACTAATTTGTCCAATGGGGCCTGCTGGGCCCAATGAGGTTCAAAGAAAACCCTGTCGCCCAGGACACTGGGCGGGAGCGTTCCTCAGCCAATCAGGGAGGAGACTGTCCTGTCCAATCCAAGAGAAGTTGGGCAATCTCGTCCAATCCGAGTCCCCGGTTCTAGTTAACTAGAAGGCCCCTCCCTGCCGTAAGCGGCATTTTTCCAATTCGATCACATGAGGCTGCAGCGCGCCGGGTGCAGCGCCCCCTGCAGGCGCAGAGCCGGATGTGCAGGGCGTGCGCGCACAAGCGCGCAGCGCAGCAGCTCCCGGAAGAGTCGCAGCACGTGCCAATTGTACTTGGCGGAGCACTCGAGGTATCCGCAGCGCCAGCCCCTGCGCACTAGGGCAGCCAGTGCGCGCCGCGGCCCGAACCGCAGCCGCTGCCGGTCCCGCTTGTTGCCCACCACGAGAATGGGCGCTTCAGGTGCGCCCGCCGGCCTGGAGGCCAAAGGAGGATGAAGGTCGCAGTGCCTGGGACCCCCCATGGCCGGAGAATCCTTCCAGTGGTTATATACACACTAAGGAGCATACTTTCCTGCACCCAGAGAACCCCCAGCAAACACCAGACCCACAAAGACCGCTTAGGGCCAGAGGCCAGGCCCGAAAAGGCCTGAGACCTGGCCCAGGACGGCGGAAGAGCCCACCCACTCACCTCTGGGGAAAAAAGGCCCAGCCAGACCCACAAACACTCCCCGCCGTCTGACACGCAACCTGGGCGGCGCACCTTACCTGGTCTCCGCGATGCGCTGCCGCAGCGCCTTCACATAATCAAAGCTGTCCGGGCTGCAGATATCGTAGACAAGCACGAAGGCGTCCGTGTCCTGCAAGCTCCAGTCTTTAGGGTCCGGCCACTCCTGGGGGGCAGGAGGCCAGAGTTTGCCGAAGCCCTCTTCTTGCTCTCTCGCGTCCAGACCTTCTCCAACGAGCCTTGACGCGAAACCCACAGAGTTCACGCTCAAGCCTCGGTCCTTCTCCTCCTCGTCTGTGGCCCTCTCCCGCAAGCTCCCTGGGCCTTACTGTCCTTATGGCCGCTGGGGTATACCTTTTAAAACCGTGCCTGAAGCCAGTCAGCGTCCAGCCCTTCTTCTCTCTGGGTCTCCTCTCCCCTGAGGCCTGTCTCGTTCCTCGCCCCTTCCTCTGTTTCCCATGGTTTCCTTCTTTCgggccaggccccgcccctccccgggcGCCCTCAGGAGCAGTTCCTGCCTGGGCCCGTGTTCCTGAGCCTGCGGAGACCACCGATTAACGGCAGCTGTACACACTTAGGCTTTCGGCCGAAGCACACGCTGCTCTTTCCACCTGGAAATGCTTCCGCCGCTTCTTCTAATCAAAATTTCACTCATCCGTCCCGGTTCAGCCCAAATGCCACCCTCACCAGGAAGCCCTGCTTAATCCTGCCTGCACTTTCCTCTTCACTTCTTGAACGCATCAACTCCCAAGGATTCAAAGTCTGCCCTGGACTTTGCAAAATTATTAAACAAGTCTTGGCTGCAGGTCATAGGAATGTGGGAGCAGAGAATGATGCCCTCAGAACGGACACCCCGGTGTCTGGCTTCAACCTCTCCCACTGCGGCTCTGCTCGTGGCTCCAGACACGGAACACTCACTCTCAGGGAGGCAGGACCATGCTCCCCCATGCACTAATCCCCACCCACCAGCGGAGGCAGAGAAATAGCAATTTAAGCAAGCGAGAAAAAGCCACTCTGCAAAATC of Bos indicus isolate NIAB-ARS_2022 breed Sahiwal x Tharparkar chromosome 17, NIAB-ARS_B.indTharparkar_mat_pri_1.0, whole genome shotgun sequence contains these proteins:
- the GAS2L1 gene encoding GAS2-like protein 1, producing the protein MADPVAGIAGSAAKSVRPFRSSEAYVEAMKEDLAEWLNALYGLGLPSGGDGFLTGLATGTTLCQHANAVTEAARAMAAARPARGVAFQAHSVVPGSFMARDNVATFIGWCRAELGVPEVLMFETEDLVLRKNEKSVVLCLLEVARRGARLGLLAPRLVQFEQEIERELRATPPASNTPSAGEDTTETTATPGAPARGPRMTPSDLRNLDELVREILGRCTCPDQFPMIKVSEGKYRVGDSSLLIFVRVLRSHVMVRVGGGWDTLEHYLDKHDPCRCSSAAHRPPQPRTRTFSPQRVSPSPSPRAGSPAPGVERRGSRPEVTPIGLRSSKEGPETPLRARDQLPPHPRSRRYSGDSDSSASSAQSGPLGARSEDSGTGPRRERPSRRVTTGTPVSPRRPPAPRSQSRDRLDRGRPRGAPGGRGGQLSAPSPARRARSQSREEQTVLLVRRDRDGQHSWVPRGRGSGGSGRSSPHTPRAHSPAAPRVPSPSPELSTIPASVFRTPLQLDPKQEQQLFRRLEEEFLANARALEAAAAGGTPSGPAPDPIRAPDPPAPDSAYCSSSSSSSSLSVLGGKCGQPGDSGRMANGLPGPRGPALSSSSDEGSPCPGVGGPPDAPGSPLAGPEPLRTWARGRMDTQPDRKPSRIPTPRGPRRPPGPTGSGTWHALRSVSPKTEPDSWM
- the RASL10A gene encoding ras-like protein family member 10A, which codes for MGGSLRVAVLGAPGVGKTAIIRQFLFGDYPERHRPTDGPRLYRPAVLLDGAVYDLSIRDGDGAGPGQSPGGQEEWPDPKDWSLQDTDAFVLVYDICSPDSFDYVKALRQRIAETRPAGAPEAPILVVGNKRDRQRLRFGPRRALAALVRRGWRCGYLECSAKYNWHVLRLFRELLRCALVRARPAHPALRLQGALHPARCSLM